A genome region from Arachidicoccus soli includes the following:
- a CDS encoding zinc ribbon domain-containing protein: MLEYKVDCNDKQIVKINRFYPSSKTCFECGWINQDLNLSIRE, from the coding sequence TTGCTTGAATATAAAGTAGATTGCAACGATAAACAGATTGTAAAAATCAATCGTTTTTACCCAAGTTCAAAGACTTGTTTTGAGTGTGGTTGGATAAATCAAGACTTAAATCTTTCGATAAGAGAATAG